From the genome of Virgibacillus proomii, one region includes:
- the zupT gene encoding zinc transporter ZupT: MEQEVIIAFLLTLFAGLSTGIGSLLVFCTKTSNTKFLSFSLGFSAGVMIYVSLVDIFPVAQESLVAELGSKMGSWLTVTSFFAGMILIMFIDKCILKENDPHQLIDSKVNRNQSNKAPHAELLKMGTFTAIAMAIHNFPEGIATLVSALQDPVLGVVIAVAIAIHNIPEGIAVAVPIYYATNDKRKAFRISLLTGLTEPLGAITAYLLLMPFLNDTMFGIIFAMVAGIMVYISLDELLPAAKKYDGAQLSMYGLICGMAVIAISILLLM, encoded by the coding sequence ATGGAGCAAGAAGTAATCATTGCATTTTTATTAACATTATTCGCCGGTCTATCAACAGGCATAGGAAGTTTACTTGTTTTTTGCACTAAAACTTCTAATACAAAGTTTTTATCATTTTCATTAGGATTTTCAGCTGGGGTTATGATTTATGTTTCATTAGTCGATATTTTTCCAGTGGCTCAAGAGTCATTAGTTGCTGAACTTGGCTCAAAAATGGGAAGTTGGCTTACAGTTACTTCATTTTTTGCTGGAATGATTTTAATTATGTTTATTGATAAATGTATTTTAAAAGAAAATGACCCTCATCAATTAATAGATAGTAAGGTGAATCGGAACCAATCCAATAAAGCGCCACATGCTGAACTATTAAAGATGGGTACTTTTACAGCAATTGCAATGGCGATTCATAATTTTCCAGAGGGTATTGCTACATTAGTCTCAGCACTTCAGGATCCAGTCCTAGGTGTAGTTATTGCGGTTGCCATCGCCATTCATAATATACCCGAAGGAATTGCAGTTGCTGTTCCTATCTATTATGCAACAAATGATAAACGTAAAGCTTTTCGGATATCCTTGTTAACAGGTCTTACAGAACCGCTTGGTGCTATTACTGCATACTTACTATTGATGCCATTTCTAAATGATACGATGTTCGGGATTATTTTCGCTATGGTTGCTGGAATAATGGTATATATTTCCTTAGATGAGTTGTTACCTGCTGCGAAGAAATATGATGGAGCACAATTATCAATGTATGGTCTTATCTGTGGAATGGCAGTTATAGCAATAAGTATTTTGTTATTAATGTAA
- a CDS encoding xanthine permease, which yields MGNSKQILGTPWFVKGDINGFFGLFSNVLTNFLAAIGLLVAINMPRDIVYGHIVPAAALTIGIGGIFFAIQARRKSLRENRDDVTALPYGLSVPHYFVVSFAVMLPVYANTQDWVLAWSVGIAWNLVQGIIMTLGAFVGPYIQKYIPRSALLGSLAGIALTYIAMNPMGEIFTTPYIGLITLVIVLAGWLAHKKLPGNIPAGLLAILIGMILAWVTGYMDVAAVKEAASGFSLAYPSFALGHLAEGFAYLSPFLAAAIPLAIYDFLESLDNIESAEVGGDKYPTTLSLLVPGVLTLFGAALGSVFPTIIYIGHPGWKKAGARVGYSMATGVGVIIISFIGLLPLMMSIIPLVALLPILVYITMTIGTQAYSTAKVEHMPAMFLGLTPFVASYIIQQVDNALAAAGTDAATVGFDVLANNGIKYVGWDTLGSSDILVSMMLITIVIFLIDKKYKLAAIYSFVAAALSFVGLIHAPEIGFGAGQTGALGYLAMGITLLALYFYRDKDELKELKS from the coding sequence ATGGGTAACTCTAAACAAATTCTAGGAACCCCATGGTTTGTAAAAGGAGATATTAATGGATTTTTCGGACTGTTTAGTAATGTGTTAACAAACTTCCTTGCTGCAATAGGACTGCTTGTTGCCATTAACATGCCGAGAGATATTGTATATGGGCATATCGTTCCGGCAGCAGCGCTTACCATTGGGATTGGCGGAATCTTTTTCGCTATTCAGGCTAGACGAAAATCATTGAGAGAAAACCGTGATGATGTTACTGCACTGCCATATGGGTTAAGTGTACCACATTATTTTGTTGTATCGTTTGCTGTCATGCTACCGGTATATGCCAACACCCAAGATTGGGTGCTGGCATGGTCAGTAGGTATTGCTTGGAATTTAGTCCAAGGAATTATCATGACATTAGGCGCCTTTGTTGGCCCTTATATTCAAAAATATATCCCGCGTAGCGCCTTGTTAGGCTCTTTGGCTGGTATTGCTCTAACGTATATTGCTATGAATCCAATGGGAGAAATATTTACTACACCTTATATTGGACTGATAACATTAGTCATTGTTCTTGCTGGATGGTTAGCACATAAAAAATTACCTGGTAATATTCCAGCTGGATTATTGGCGATATTAATTGGAATGATCCTTGCTTGGGTAACTGGGTACATGGATGTAGCTGCTGTAAAAGAGGCTGCTAGTGGCTTCTCCCTTGCATACCCTAGCTTTGCACTCGGACATTTAGCTGAAGGCTTTGCTTATTTATCACCATTTTTAGCTGCTGCTATACCTTTAGCAATTTATGATTTTCTTGAAAGTTTGGATAATATCGAGAGTGCTGAAGTTGGTGGAGATAAATACCCTACGACTTTATCACTGCTTGTTCCAGGGGTATTAACCCTTTTTGGAGCAGCACTTGGAAGTGTTTTTCCAACCATTATTTATATCGGTCATCCAGGTTGGAAAAAGGCTGGCGCTCGTGTAGGCTATTCGATGGCGACAGGCGTTGGTGTTATCATTATTTCCTTTATCGGTTTATTGCCATTAATGATGTCCATTATTCCGTTAGTTGCCCTACTTCCAATCCTTGTATATATTACAATGACGATTGGTACCCAAGCTTACAGTACAGCAAAAGTAGAACATATGCCGGCGATGTTCTTAGGGTTAACTCCCTTTGTAGCAAGTTATATTATTCAGCAGGTTGACAATGCTTTAGCCGCAGCAGGTACGGATGCAGCTACAGTAGGCTTTGATGTACTTGCCAATAATGGTATTAAATATGTTGGTTGGGATACGCTAGGATCTTCTGATATTCTCGTATCGATGATGTTAATTACAATTGTCATATTTTTAATTGATAAAAAGTATAAACTTGCCGCTATATATAGCTTTGTAGCTGCTGCTCTATCCTTTGTTGGCTTGATTCATGCTCCTGAAATTGGTTTTGGTGCAGGTCAGACAGGTGCATTAGGCTATCTTGCAATGGGGATTACTTTACTAGCGCTTTACTTCTATCGTGATAAAGATGAATTAAAGGAGCTTAAGTCATAA
- a CDS encoding PucR family transcriptional regulator, translating to MYITVKDVLEMERFKQVELIAGSKGLERMVENVYFMEVPDIDAYIDANGLLLTTLYPIADDETQINSLIPRLAKQKLAGIAIKPGRYIEAIPESMIKQADEFSLPLMKLPDDANLSNLTNQILSELLGSRTSVLEFRDRLHQKLLNLLLEGADLSEFVYSIANIIEAPVIILDNSLTCIVTSIDQNENNIDFNYADHSTDSSLFKMNFTVQVNDVTYEKGDLFIQPIFAGDNKFGYLLVLLNKGKGATENLIVAVEQASFLVAFLFQTEKALLQKERNYLYSFIRDIFNNHYTSQTEVIEKAKVFKWAFYFPTVILSIKSNITDSAKKLSIYYRMLDSGLIERILSEILDTPIDNCQVVYYNDSLVCFISIVFEQRLKQKLKRASDLIISNFKELCHIGISISETIYNMKQLKEAYENSLLVFDIYKRKLAGKSFVYFYEDMGLFRLFHYVQDKDVLEALVTEKLGKVITYDKQKNGNLLETLKYYIKNNYNLQKTADDMYIHYNTLRYRINKLKELGIEGEDGLEMTQVAVAFQLYLYLKSQKNI from the coding sequence ATGTATATAACTGTTAAAGACGTATTAGAAATGGAAAGATTTAAACAGGTAGAGCTGATAGCGGGAAGTAAAGGTTTAGAGCGCATGGTGGAAAATGTTTACTTTATGGAAGTTCCAGATATAGATGCCTATATCGATGCAAATGGGTTGTTATTAACTACATTATATCCAATTGCTGATGACGAAACACAAATAAATTCGCTTATTCCTAGATTGGCAAAACAAAAGCTTGCGGGAATAGCGATAAAGCCAGGAAGGTATATTGAGGCAATCCCTGAAAGTATGATCAAACAGGCGGACGAATTTAGCTTACCATTAATGAAATTACCAGATGATGCTAATTTATCTAATTTAACGAATCAAATTTTATCTGAACTTTTAGGGTCTAGAACTTCTGTGTTAGAATTTCGGGATCGGCTTCACCAAAAATTGCTAAATTTATTATTGGAAGGAGCAGATTTAAGTGAATTTGTTTACTCCATTGCAAATATCATTGAGGCTCCAGTAATTATCCTGGATAACAGCTTAACATGTATTGTCACCTCTATTGATCAAAACGAAAATAATATAGATTTTAATTATGCTGATCATTCAACTGATTCATCGCTTTTTAAAATGAACTTCACTGTTCAAGTTAATGATGTCACATATGAAAAAGGTGATTTATTTATTCAGCCTATTTTTGCAGGAGATAATAAGTTTGGTTATTTGCTTGTACTTTTAAATAAAGGAAAAGGTGCAACTGAAAACTTGATTGTTGCTGTTGAACAAGCATCTTTTCTTGTAGCTTTCTTATTTCAAACAGAAAAAGCTTTACTGCAAAAAGAGAGGAACTACTTATATAGCTTTATTAGAGATATTTTTAATAATCATTATACATCACAAACAGAAGTTATCGAAAAAGCGAAGGTATTTAAATGGGCTTTTTATTTTCCAACGGTTATTTTAAGCATAAAATCAAATATTACGGATAGTGCAAAAAAATTATCGATTTACTATCGAATGCTTGATTCAGGTTTAATAGAGAGAATTTTATCTGAAATACTGGATACACCAATAGATAACTGTCAAGTTGTTTACTATAACGATTCTTTAGTTTGCTTTATCAGCATTGTATTTGAGCAAAGGTTAAAACAAAAGTTAAAAAGAGCAAGTGATTTAATTATCTCCAATTTTAAAGAACTTTGTCATATTGGAATCAGTATTTCAGAGACCATTTATAATATGAAACAGTTAAAAGAGGCCTATGAAAATTCCTTATTAGTTTTTGATATTTATAAAAGGAAGTTAGCTGGGAAGTCATTTGTCTATTTTTATGAGGATATGGGTTTATTCCGCTTATTTCACTATGTACAAGATAAAGATGTGTTGGAAGCATTAGTAACAGAAAAATTAGGAAAAGTTATCACATACGATAAACAAAAAAATGGAAATTTATTAGAAACACTGAAATATTACATTAAAAATAATTATAATTTACAAAAAACAGCAGACGATATGTACATTCATTACAATACGTTGCGTTATAGAATTAATAAACTAAAAGAGTTGGGGATAGAAGGAGAAGACGGTTTAGAAATGACGCAAGTAGCTGTTGCTTTTCAATTATATTTATATTTAAAATCGCAAAAAAATATATAA
- the fdrA gene encoding acyl-CoA synthetase FdrA: MASIVKVIPNTYHDSVTLMSLSGKIKKYDGVEQAVVSMATQMNKELLNNIGLMTEKVQTATENDLIIAVKADSDERVEEVIGLIETELTAKKSKKEKNGNQPVKTIHAALNAMPEANMAIISVPGEYAAREARQVLKQGMHVMLFSDNVSIEDERSLKELGREKGLFVMGPDCGTAIINHTGLCFANKVSEGEIGLVAASGTGLQEVTVQIDKLGYGITQAIGTGGRDLHEEIGGIMMLQGLKALEADEKTKVITLISKPPAPKVQEKILAEVKKCQKPVVVCFLDGDAHEVEEAGAVFSPTLIDAARQAVKLIDPESETDSEVDKTASSWAKAEQKKIANSQQYIRGLFCGGTLTSEALSLIRDAGLKVKSNVAKKQAEKLNDVHTSTGHTLLDLGDDDFTKGKPHPMIDPSLRNERIVAEAKDPETAVLLLDFELGYGSHEDPVGVSLDAIQEAKQMATQAGRYLPVVAYICGTSKDKQDYQQQEKKLKAMGVYVADSNAMATKIATMLVKEVN, translated from the coding sequence ATGGCTTCAATTGTAAAAGTAATACCAAATACGTACCATGATTCCGTTACATTAATGTCTTTATCTGGAAAAATTAAAAAGTATGATGGTGTCGAACAAGCTGTTGTGTCAATGGCTACACAAATGAATAAAGAGCTATTAAATAATATAGGGTTAATGACAGAAAAAGTACAGACTGCAACAGAAAATGATCTCATTATCGCTGTAAAAGCGGATTCCGATGAGCGTGTAGAAGAAGTTATCGGACTTATTGAAACAGAATTAACTGCAAAAAAATCTAAAAAAGAAAAAAACGGTAACCAGCCAGTTAAAACCATTCATGCAGCTTTAAATGCGATGCCAGAAGCGAATATGGCGATTATATCCGTTCCGGGCGAGTATGCTGCGCGAGAGGCTAGACAAGTATTAAAGCAAGGAATGCACGTCATGCTTTTCAGTGACAATGTTTCGATCGAGGATGAAAGATCACTAAAAGAATTAGGCAGAGAAAAAGGTTTATTTGTCATGGGGCCTGACTGTGGAACAGCAATTATTAATCATACTGGTTTATGTTTTGCAAATAAGGTGAGTGAAGGAGAAATAGGCCTTGTAGCTGCTTCAGGTACAGGATTACAAGAGGTTACAGTGCAAATTGACAAGCTTGGCTATGGGATTACACAAGCAATTGGAACAGGAGGTCGTGATCTTCATGAGGAGATTGGCGGAATCATGATGCTTCAAGGGCTTAAAGCGTTGGAAGCTGATGAAAAAACAAAAGTAATCACATTAATTTCTAAGCCGCCAGCTCCAAAAGTTCAGGAAAAAATTCTAGCTGAGGTTAAAAAATGTCAAAAGCCAGTAGTTGTCTGTTTCTTAGATGGTGATGCACATGAAGTTGAAGAGGCTGGGGCTGTATTTTCTCCGACTTTAATTGATGCTGCACGTCAAGCGGTTAAATTGATCGATCCAGAAAGCGAGACCGATTCAGAAGTTGATAAAACAGCTTCTAGTTGGGCGAAAGCAGAACAGAAAAAAATAGCAAATTCGCAACAATATATTAGAGGGCTTTTCTGTGGTGGTACTTTAACTTCAGAAGCATTATCACTCATTCGTGATGCTGGATTAAAAGTAAAAAGTAATGTTGCCAAAAAACAAGCAGAAAAGCTAAATGACGTTCATACGAGTACAGGTCATACCTTACTTGATTTAGGTGATGATGATTTTACGAAAGGCAAACCACACCCAATGATTGATCCAAGCTTAAGAAATGAACGAATTGTTGCAGAGGCTAAAGATCCTGAAACAGCCGTATTGTTACTGGACTTTGAATTGGGATATGGTTCACATGAAGATCCAGTTGGGGTCAGTCTAGATGCAATTCAAGAAGCTAAACAAATGGCTACACAAGCTGGAAGGTATTTACCAGTTGTTGCATATATATGTGGAACTTCTAAAGATAAGCAAGACTATCAACAACAAGAAAAGAAACTCAAAGCTATGGGTGTTTATGTAGCTGACAGTAATGCGATGGCAACTAAAATTGCAACCATGCTTGTTAAGGAGGTAAATTAA
- a CDS encoding xanthine permease → MGGAVSRIKLWHREDIDGFFGLFTNNLTNLLVMAGLLNISIGIPAAITYGKILPAVGLSIFASSLIYSWMAYRLAKKEGRDTVTALPSGTSVPHMFLIVFLIMGPVYWKTGDPYIAWFAGLAWGFVEGIIELSGSLIGAKVRKVLPRAAMLGSLAGVSLTFIVMTPAMQTFDLPYIGFISLAIIFLGWFGKVKLPFRIPVGLFAIIIGTIIGWITRNMDISAVTESAKQIQLSVPTFSVKRIIDGFSAAGPFLIAAIPLGIYNFFETIDNIESAEVAGDSYNTKQALIADGSTTILASLFGSPFPTAVFIGHVGWKEAGARIGYTWATGLSILVLTWLGLISLLLTIIPLEAIVPILIYIGLIIGAQAFQHVDMKYAPAVILAMIPWIANWGQNIVDTAFTSADTSALEVGYAAIATAGLEYSGLLSLGTGAIIIGMIWSSILVFIIDQNFKNGAVVCLIGTILSFFGIIHYKEIGIGVGWETAISYAVVGLILLSICVKQNTNNMEEL, encoded by the coding sequence ATGGGCGGGGCAGTTAGTCGAATTAAATTGTGGCATCGAGAAGATATTGATGGTTTTTTTGGTTTGTTTACGAATAACTTAACGAATTTATTAGTGATGGCAGGTCTATTAAATATTTCAATCGGTATCCCAGCTGCAATTACCTATGGAAAAATTCTTCCAGCAGTTGGATTATCAATCTTTGCTAGTAGCCTTATTTATAGTTGGATGGCTTATCGATTAGCAAAAAAAGAAGGAAGAGATACGGTAACGGCATTGCCTTCTGGTACGAGTGTCCCACATATGTTTTTAATTGTGTTTCTCATTATGGGACCAGTGTATTGGAAAACAGGAGACCCTTATATTGCTTGGTTTGCCGGGTTAGCGTGGGGATTTGTAGAAGGGATTATTGAATTATCAGGTTCCCTAATTGGAGCGAAAGTCAGAAAGGTACTGCCAAGAGCAGCCATGCTAGGTTCACTGGCAGGTGTATCACTTACTTTTATCGTTATGACTCCAGCAATGCAGACATTTGATCTCCCGTATATTGGTTTCATTTCATTAGCCATTATCTTTCTTGGCTGGTTTGGTAAAGTGAAGTTACCATTTCGGATACCAGTTGGTTTGTTTGCTATCATCATAGGTACTATTATTGGCTGGATAACAAGAAATATGGATATAAGTGCTGTTACAGAGTCAGCGAAACAAATACAACTAAGTGTACCTACTTTTTCAGTAAAGCGAATTATCGACGGTTTTTCTGCAGCAGGGCCATTTTTAATCGCTGCAATCCCCTTAGGAATTTATAATTTTTTTGAAACGATTGATAATATTGAAAGTGCGGAAGTCGCTGGTGACAGCTATAATACTAAACAAGCTTTAATTGCCGATGGTTCTACGACAATATTAGCCAGCCTATTTGGAAGCCCTTTCCCAACTGCGGTATTTATCGGGCATGTTGGCTGGAAAGAAGCAGGAGCCCGAATCGGCTATACATGGGCCACTGGATTATCTATCTTAGTCTTAACTTGGCTTGGATTAATTTCGTTACTGTTAACGATCATTCCGCTTGAAGCGATTGTACCGATCTTAATCTATATTGGACTAATTATCGGAGCTCAAGCATTTCAGCATGTCGATATGAAATATGCACCAGCTGTTATTTTAGCGATGATCCCTTGGATTGCTAACTGGGGGCAAAATATTGTCGATACTGCTTTCACGAGTGCGGATACATCGGCTCTAGAGGTTGGTTATGCCGCCATAGCAACTGCTGGTTTAGAGTATAGCGGACTCCTTAGTTTAGGAACAGGTGCTATTATTATTGGCATGATATGGTCGAGTATTCTCGTGTTTATTATCGATCAAAACTTTAAAAATGGTGCGGTGGTATGTTTAATCGGAACGATTTTATCGTTTTTTGGAATCATTCATTATAAAGAAATTGGCATAGGCGTTGGCTGGGAAACTGCAATTAGCTATGCAGTGGTAGGACTGATTTTACTAAGTATTTGTGTGAAACAAAACACAAACAACATGGAGGAATTGTAA
- a CDS encoding DUF2877 domain-containing protein, with amino-acid sequence MKNKLCQIHVMDKHLLDWFNQLQTGEQIGNVHSVFDKVINFISNDGSMLFSLAKDRIIQAPKMMKTTDEISFNAMCSSIKPSNPVVKVGGKAIQIKGWQWSYMSSEHWEREISSLSQVKPALSESHLAYIDAFIQANGRNGGLLSAWKHVIGRSETVSGSSIVNIYFQPFVKGFKTITEEIENQQLEKFMFCFAGLGVGLTPSGDDFLTGLLATWHYFGFSLYQDFMSNGNVNLSILKRRTTDISYFMLENCCFGYVNDALLDLLEHIHHHPTKPLQQVLSIGSTSGTDMLIGVSFAYRQLLKQRILLED; translated from the coding sequence ATGAAAAATAAACTTTGCCAAATTCATGTAATGGATAAGCATTTACTTGATTGGTTCAACCAACTTCAAACAGGTGAACAAATTGGAAATGTTCACAGTGTTTTTGACAAGGTGATCAATTTCATTTCCAATGATGGCAGCATGCTTTTTTCTCTAGCAAAAGACCGAATTATTCAAGCTCCAAAAATGATGAAAACAACAGATGAAATTAGCTTTAATGCTATGTGTTCATCTATAAAACCTAGTAATCCGGTCGTTAAAGTTGGTGGAAAAGCGATTCAAATAAAAGGCTGGCAATGGAGCTATATGTCTTCAGAACACTGGGAAAGGGAGATTTCATCCCTTTCCCAAGTGAAACCAGCTTTATCAGAGTCACATTTAGCCTATATCGATGCATTTATCCAGGCAAATGGTCGAAACGGTGGACTGTTATCTGCCTGGAAGCATGTGATTGGGCGAAGTGAAACGGTAAGTGGAAGCAGCATCGTTAATATTTATTTTCAACCTTTTGTTAAGGGGTTTAAAACCATTACAGAAGAAATAGAAAACCAACAACTCGAAAAATTTATGTTTTGTTTTGCCGGTTTAGGGGTTGGATTAACGCCATCAGGCGATGATTTCCTTACTGGTTTACTGGCAACATGGCATTACTTCGGTTTTTCTTTATATCAGGATTTTATGAGCAATGGCAACGTTAATTTATCCATTTTAAAAAGAAGAACAACAGATATTAGTTATTTTATGTTAGAAAATTGCTGTTTCGGTTATGTTAATGACGCTTTACTCGACTTACTTGAACATATTCATCATCATCCAACGAAGCCATTACAGCAAGTCCTATCTATTGGTTCAACTTCCGGGACCGATATGTTAATCGGCGTAAGCTTTGCATACCGGCAATTATTAAAGCAGCGAATTCTGCTTGAGGATTAG
- a CDS encoding cysteine hydrolase family protein: protein MSKLYSMEAKPYNFEFNLDNTALVIIDMQRDFCAPGGFGEKLGNDITLTRSIIPTIKNVLEVAREKGLFVVHTREGHRPDLTDCPPNKLARGKKQGAGIGDEGPMGRILVRGEYGHDIVDELTPVEGEVIIDKPGKGAFFQTDLEIILRNKGITNLLVGGVTTHVCVQTTIREANDRGFDCLLLEDCSAAFDPRDHEDSIRMIHQQGGIFGWTAPSKNLLEALSK from the coding sequence ATGAGTAAATTATATTCGATGGAAGCAAAACCTTATAATTTTGAATTTAATTTAGATAATACAGCGTTAGTAATTATTGATATGCAACGTGATTTTTGTGCACCAGGCGGTTTTGGAGAGAAATTGGGAAATGATATTACATTAACACGTTCCATTATACCAACCATTAAAAATGTATTGGAAGTAGCTCGAGAAAAAGGATTATTTGTTGTCCATACACGTGAAGGTCACCGCCCGGATTTAACCGATTGCCCGCCAAATAAATTAGCTCGTGGTAAAAAGCAGGGAGCAGGTATTGGCGATGAAGGGCCGATGGGAAGAATCCTAGTTCGTGGGGAATATGGTCATGATATTGTCGATGAACTTACTCCTGTTGAAGGTGAAGTAATCATTGATAAGCCCGGGAAAGGAGCATTTTTTCAGACTGATTTAGAGATAATTTTACGCAATAAAGGAATTACAAATTTATTAGTTGGCGGAGTTACTACACATGTCTGTGTACAAACAACGATCCGAGAAGCTAATGATCGTGGGTTTGATTGCTTATTACTAGAAGATTGTTCAGCTGCTTTTGATCCGAGAGATCATGAAGATTCAATTCGTATGATTCATCAACAAGGTGGCATATTCGGTTGGACTGCACCATCAAAAAACTTACTTGAAGCACTTAGTAAATAG
- a CDS encoding DUF1116 domain-containing protein, whose protein sequence is MSNIQDLFNEKLHVINIGTSTFKDDLDLQGTEAIQFDWQPPAGGNMELIHALDYFQDNERIDNANKEAVSRIKAAHPFLVDIDLAKNVIPRMHSNMILHAGPPIAWENMAGPVQGAIIGALIYEGLANNEEEAKALVANGEIEFAPCHEHSAVGPMAGIVSPSMPVHVVENRTHGNKAYCTVNEGLGKVLRFGAFSEDVIQRLKWIKDVYAKALKKALALSDGIDLKSITAQALHMGDECHNRNKASTSLFYREITDYFLQTDLDTEQLREVMQFIKDNEHYYLNLSMPACKAALDAGHGVPYSTVVTTMARNGVEFGIRVSGLGEREWFTAPANFVKGLFFPGFSEDDAAPDLGDSAITETMGIGGFAMGGSPAIVQFVGGEVADAIHYSEQMYDITVSENSNFSIPTLDFRGTAFGIDVLKVIETGILPVINTGMASKIAGVGQIGAGIVHPPKACFEKGLMRFYEVYGEGGNNG, encoded by the coding sequence ATGAGTAACATCCAAGATCTATTTAACGAAAAGCTGCATGTTATTAATATCGGTACGTCAACATTTAAAGATGATTTGGATTTACAAGGAACAGAAGCAATTCAATTCGATTGGCAGCCACCTGCCGGAGGAAATATGGAATTAATTCATGCATTAGACTATTTCCAAGACAATGAAAGAATAGATAATGCGAATAAAGAAGCGGTTTCCCGAATAAAAGCGGCTCATCCATTTTTAGTAGATATTGATCTAGCTAAAAACGTAATTCCAAGAATGCATAGCAACATGATTCTTCATGCTGGTCCTCCAATTGCATGGGAAAATATGGCTGGTCCAGTTCAAGGAGCCATAATCGGAGCATTAATTTACGAAGGGCTAGCGAATAATGAGGAAGAAGCAAAAGCTTTAGTTGCAAACGGTGAAATTGAGTTTGCTCCGTGTCATGAGCATTCAGCTGTAGGACCAATGGCAGGTATTGTGTCCCCCTCCATGCCAGTGCATGTTGTTGAAAACAGAACTCATGGAAATAAAGCATATTGTACAGTAAACGAAGGATTAGGAAAAGTGCTACGATTTGGTGCTTTTTCCGAGGATGTTATTCAGCGCTTGAAATGGATCAAAGACGTTTATGCAAAAGCATTGAAAAAAGCATTGGCATTAAGCGATGGCATTGATCTTAAATCAATAACTGCCCAAGCATTGCATATGGGTGATGAATGTCATAATCGTAATAAAGCTTCTACCAGTCTTTTTTATCGTGAAATTACCGATTACTTTTTACAAACGGATTTAGATACAGAACAATTGCGTGAGGTGATGCAATTTATTAAGGATAATGAACATTACTATCTAAACCTTTCTATGCCGGCTTGTAAAGCTGCTTTAGATGCAGGTCACGGGGTTCCTTATTCTACAGTTGTCACTACGATGGCGCGAAATGGTGTAGAATTTGGCATTCGCGTTAGCGGGCTTGGTGAACGGGAGTGGTTTACTGCACCAGCTAATTTTGTAAAGGGACTATTTTTCCCTGGTTTCTCAGAAGACGATGCTGCACCTGACCTTGGGGATAGTGCGATTACAGAAACGATGGGAATTGGCGGTTTTGCAATGGGTGGATCTCCAGCAATTGTTCAATTTGTTGGTGGTGAAGTAGCAGATGCCATTCATTACAGTGAACAAATGTATGATATTACAGTTAGTGAAAACAGTAATTTCTCCATTCCAACACTAGACTTTCGCGGTACTGCATTTGGAATAGACGTATTAAAAGTCATTGAGACGGGAATTTTACCTGTTATCAATACTGGAATGGCTAGTAAAATTGCCGGTGTTGGTCAAATTGGCGCAGGTATTGTTCACCCACCAAAAGCATGTTTTGAAAAAGGATTAATGCGTTTTTATGAAGTTTACGGGGAGGGCGGAAATAATGGGTAA